A portion of the Sphingobacterium spiritivorum genome contains these proteins:
- a CDS encoding phosphate ABC transporter ATP-binding protein: MHSYPSIETEETQNITTLSRPHLEIKDLNVYIEGNHILKNINLALPNNSVTSIIGPSGCGKTTLLKTLNRLLDDIEGVDITGSVLVNGEDIYAKGAEVTHIRKKMGLLSQRPFPLPMSIFDNIAYGPRIHGTRDRKKLKLIVETQLRNVGLWEEVKDRLDQSATRLSIGQQQRLCLARGLAVEPEIILGDESTSALDPVSTQTIENLLIDLKKDYTIVLVTHILRQARRVSDYIAFVYNGEILEFGKTEQVLLHPKHEVTQQYVKGFIS, translated from the coding sequence ATGCACTCATATCCTTCAATCGAAACAGAAGAAACACAAAATATAACAACCTTGAGCCGTCCCCATCTGGAAATCAAAGACCTCAATGTGTACATAGAGGGCAATCATATTCTGAAGAATATCAATCTGGCTTTGCCTAATAATTCCGTCACTTCGATTATAGGACCTTCCGGATGTGGTAAAACCACTCTTTTGAAGACATTGAACAGACTACTGGATGATATTGAAGGTGTAGATATCACCGGATCAGTACTGGTCAATGGGGAAGATATCTATGCCAAAGGAGCTGAAGTAACACACATTCGGAAAAAAATGGGATTGCTCTCGCAAAGACCTTTCCCCTTGCCGATGTCTATTTTTGACAATATTGCTTACGGACCACGTATACACGGAACCAGAGACCGTAAAAAATTAAAACTTATCGTAGAAACACAATTACGTAATGTCGGGCTCTGGGAAGAAGTGAAAGACCGGCTGGATCAATCAGCAACACGGCTATCTATTGGTCAGCAACAACGCCTTTGCCTCGCACGGGGTTTGGCAGTAGAGCCCGAAATTATTCTGGGAGATGAATCCACATCTGCTCTGGACCCTGTATCTACACAGACTATTGAAAACTTACTGATCGATCTGAAAAAAGATTACACCATCGTACTTGTAACGCACATTCTCAGACAGGCCAGACGTGTATCAGATTATATCGCATTCGTATATAATGGAGAAATTCTGGAATTCGGAAAAACAGAGCAGGTACTTCTGCATCCAAAACATGAGGTGACACAACAATATGTAAAAGGTTTTATCTCTTAG
- a CDS encoding PstA family ABC transporter permease, protein MANVKTRLFKEQLAKTLMRLSGMAVTGSLFFILGTILYKGLPYISWDMITQVPKGGFYIGKEGGILNAILGSLYLAGAATLLSTLIGIPIAIYLNIYVRNGSKLAQLSKLLFDVLFGIPSIVYGAVAFSLMVWLGIRASLLGGIITITLLTIPIVVRTVDELIKTIPGDLKHVTLSLGTTRWEVAKIFIRYIRPGILTAILLAFGRSIGDVAGVLLTTGFSDNLPKYIDEPAATLPLAIFFQLSSPIPEVQGRAYASALILSLIILIIVLCTHILQSKQKKHKI, encoded by the coding sequence ATGGCTAATGTAAAAACCAGATTATTCAAAGAGCAGTTAGCAAAGACCCTTATGCGTCTGTCCGGGATGGCTGTAACAGGTTCTTTATTCTTTATCCTGGGGACAATATTATACAAAGGCTTACCTTATATCTCCTGGGATATGATTACACAGGTACCAAAGGGAGGTTTTTATATTGGAAAGGAAGGCGGGATTCTGAATGCCATACTGGGCTCTCTTTATCTGGCTGGTGCAGCGACGTTGCTGTCTACCCTTATCGGTATCCCTATTGCCATTTATCTGAATATATATGTACGTAACGGATCAAAGCTGGCACAATTATCCAAATTGCTGTTTGATGTATTGTTTGGGATCCCGTCTATTGTTTACGGTGCGGTAGCCTTTAGTCTGATGGTATGGTTGGGTATCCGTGCTTCTCTTCTGGGAGGAATTATCACCATTACACTATTAACCATTCCTATCGTTGTCCGCACTGTGGATGAGCTTATTAAAACAATTCCCGGTGACCTGAAACATGTTACTTTATCTCTGGGTACGACCCGATGGGAAGTAGCAAAGATATTTATCCGTTACATCAGACCTGGTATACTGACCGCTATTTTACTGGCTTTCGGACGCTCCATCGGCGATGTGGCTGGTGTGCTGTTAACAACAGGTTTTAGTGACAATTTACCCAAATACATTGACGAACCTGCGGCAACGCTTCCGTTAGCTATATTTTTTCAATTGAGCAGTCCTATTCCTGAAGTACAGGGACGGGCATATGCTTCGGCGCTTATTTTATCATTGATCATCTTAATTATCGTGTTATGCACTCATATCCTTCAATCGAAACAGAAGAAACACAAAATATAA